A stretch of Heptranchias perlo isolate sHepPer1 chromosome 1, sHepPer1.hap1, whole genome shotgun sequence DNA encodes these proteins:
- the LOC137330072 gene encoding dentin sialophosphoprotein-like: MGTVPGALDSQAVQRITAAVGSEGFGRSSCNNSQQKPISPDQQKVPSSSPAQKESAIGSAPSTLELHHAESDKSSQSSNGDRHKSDRREELGHWREPGVGNSSRDGAEKEAVAPNSSEIVPGKQTESVIKAQQTKRVDLGPSGTDGQQTKRADLGPSGTDGQQTKRTDPGPSGTDGQQTKRADLGPSGTDGQQTKRTDPGPSGTNSQQTKHTGPGPSGTDGQQTKHTGPGPSGTNSQQTKHTDPGPSGTNSQQTKHTGSGPSGTDGQQTKRTDPGPSGTNSQQTKHIDPGPSGTGSQQANSQDLIRNKEGPDSGQEVGGGDAPSLVDSPLLKAARNQQAERDGVERGGEGRVGSENDWEQLDHVIKDGLQPATGKGEVASKTKTENQEQQLGFTQDREAPPKPDAALPLETHGQQIPPKISQVSAHDSPREHQSMVGTVQPLDTGPSQMGKDQQQQQQQESKFKDAETMTSQSPGSSFTSSWNKSHRDVEVQAVLQSFECKSTATSPMSPALGWTGSLASDCQAAHKVHSDSSNSKLTVAKDRSVRDSDIYGESEQLRITYTYTEGSECSGIVCELGKESSESAGGVKAESFSSEVTCRDKKENEQGSSKDSDCHLKATCDNRSEPPNTRGDPEYGQTSGVPIANELEPGASGACDRLKVKVEADHSSAASNLLKGSKRSSTPCDKGEKLGQSSINNGISQESAHPSLSHCVAKESGQSKCAHDIKKSDVAAICDKTSDQSQAITDKSGQSNIAADSNKKDDQSQGSSNEADQSRRGPGISKQSGQSQDISNESGQSKMGPDISKSPMCSKTDDHTKKGSGRSKIGDDINKGSGQSQAAGDMSLKSGQAQGVSSVKKEPVQSKAAHDTKKETNQSKDVHDINKITVQPQGPYNITKRSIQSKTDQRTSVESSQSKGVHDIDKKSVQSQAVHDTSKESGQSKTDSNISKKSAQLITLHENSKEFVQSKAGHASNKESGQSKTTHHIGKQSNLFKLGKLKRTVDVKIEQKQLSSESSEETAQSKNVRNVIWDEQGMTWEVYGASLDPESLGFAIQCHLQRQIVEHEKQIKVNNQSKRSMSLDATPGSNKANKRRQQNIFRTVLQNMRSPQCCVRPQPSSVID, from the coding sequence ATGGGGACTGTACCAGGCGCCCTCGATTCTCAGGCGGTGCAGAGGATAACAGCTGCGGTGGGCAGTGAAGGCTTTGGGCGAAGCTCTTGTAACAACAGCCAACAGAAACCAATCTCTCCAGACCAACAGAAGGTGCCCAGCTCCTCCCCCGCGCAAAAGGAGAGCGCCATCGGCTCGGCCCCTTCTACACTTGAACTCCATCACGCTGAAAGCGATAAGTCCAGCCAATCTTCCAATGGAGATCGTCACAAGAGCGACAGACGGGAAGAACTGGGACACTGGAGGGAGCCGGGTGTAGGGAACAGCAGTCGGGATGGTGCAGAGAAGGAGGCAGTGGCTCCAAACTCATCAGAAATAGTCCCAGGCAAGCAGACAGAAAGTGTGATAAAAGCACAGCAGACCAAGCGTGTTGACCTTGGACCTTCTGGGACCGATGGTCAGCAGACCAAGCGTGCTGACCTTGGACCTTCTGGGACCGATGGTCAGCAGACCAAGCGTACTGACCCTGGACCTTCTGGGACCGATGGTCAGCAGACCAAGCGTGCTGACCTTGGACCTTCTGGGACCGATGGTCAGCAGACCAAGCGTACTGACCCTGGACCTTCTGGGACCAACAGTCAGCAGACCAAGCATACTGGCCCTGGACCTTCTGGGACCGACGGTCAGCAGACCAAGCATACTGGCCCTGGACCTTCTGGGACCAACAGTCAGCAGACCAAGCATACTGACCCTGGACCTTCTGGGACCAACAGTCAGCAGACCAAGCATACTGGCTCTGGACCTTCTGGGACCGACGGTCAGCAGACCAAGCGTACTGACCCTGGACCTTCTGGGACCAACAGTCAGCAGACCAAGCATATTGACCCTGGACCTTCTGGGACTGGGAGTCAGCAGGCCAACAGCCAGGACCTCATAAGAAATAAGGAGGGTCCAGACTCAGGTCaagaagtgggagggggagatgcaCCGTCCCTAGTGGACTCACCCCTCCTGAAGGCTGCCCGGAACCAGCAAGCCGAACGAGATGGCGTTGAAAGGGGAGGCGAAGGGAGGGTTGGGAGTGAGAATGACTGGGAGCAGCTGGATCATGTAATAAAGGATGGACTCCAACCAGCAACTGGGAAAGGAGAAGTAGCCTCTAAAACTAAAActgaaaaccaagagcagcaaTTGGGATTTACACAGGACCGAGAAGCCCCTCCAAAACCTGACGCTGCCTTACCTTTGGAAACTCATGGGCAGCAGATTCCGCCGAAGATATCTCAGGTGTCCGCCCACGACAGTCCCAGAGAACACCAATCAATGGTGGGGACAGTGCAACCGTTAGACACGGGGCCAAGCCAAATGGGGaaagatcaacaacaacaacaacaacaagagtcCAAGTTTAAAGATGCGGAGACAATGACGAGCCAGTCCCCAGGCAGCTCCTTCACTTCCAGTTGGAATAAATCCCATCGGGACGTCGAGGTCCAGGCTGTTCTGCAAAGTTTTGAGTGTAAATCAACTGCGACCAGTCCCATGAGCCCAGCGCTTGGTTGGACGGGGTCCTTAGCGAGTGACTGTCAGGCAGCTCACAAAGTCCATTCAGACAGCAGTAACTCCAAACTCACTGTGGCCAAAGATCGGTCAGTGCGTGACAGTGATATCTACGGGGAGTCGGAACAACTGAGGATAACGTATACCTACACAGAAGGATCTGAATGTTCTGGTATCGTCTGTGAACTCGGCAAGGAGTCTAGTGAGTCAGCGGGGGGAGTCAAGGCGGAATCTTTCTCATCAGAGGTTACTTGTAGAGATAAAAAGGAAAACGAGCAGGGATCCTCTAAAGACTCTGATTGTCATTTAAAAGCTACCTGCGACAACAGGAGTGAGCCACCAAATACCAGAGGAGATCCAGAATATGGACAGACTTCAGGTGTCCCCATTGCTAATGAATTAGAACCTggtgcaagtggagcatgtgACCGCCTAAAGGTCAAAGTAGAAGCTGACCATTCATCGGCTGCTTCCAACTTACTCAAGGGATCCAAACGGTCAAGCACTCCTTGTGATAAGGGTGAGAAATTAGGCCAATCAAGTATTAATAATGGCATCAGCCAAGAATCTGCCCATCCCAGCCTTTCACATTGTGTGGCTAAGGAATCTGGCCAATCAAAATGTGCTCATGACATCAAGAAATCCGATGTTGCTGCTATCTGCGATAAGACATCTGACCAATCACAAGCCATCACTGATAAATCTGGCCAGTCAAACATTGCTGCTGACAGCAATAAAAAAGATGACCAATCACAGGGCAGCAGTAATGAAGCTGACCAATCAAGAAGGGGACCTGGAATTAGTAAGCAATCTGGCCAATCACAGGACATCAGTAATGAATCTGGCCAATCAAAAATGGGTCCTGACATTAGTAAGTCGCCCATGTGCTCAAAAACAGATGACCACACCAAGAAGGGGTCTGGTAGGTCAAAAATTGGAGATGACATCAATAAAGGATCTGGCCAATCACAAGCTGCTGGTGACATGAGTCTAAAGTCTGGCCAAGCTCAAGGTGTTTCCAGTGTCAAAAAGGAACCTGTTCAGTCAAAGGCAGCCCATGACACCAAAAAGGAAACTAACCAATCTAAGGATGTACATGACATCAATAAGATAACTGTCCAACCGCAAGGTCCTTACAATATCACAAAGAGATCTATTCAGTCAAAAACTGACCAGCGCACCAGCGTGGAATCTAGCCAATCAAAAGGTGTACATGACATCGATAAGAAATCAGTCCAATCACAAGCTGTTCATGACACCAGTAAAGAATCTGGCCAATCAAAAACTGATTCTAACATCAGTAAAAAATCTGCTCAGTTAATAACATTACATGAAAATAGTAAGGAATTTGTCCAATCCAAAGCTGGTCATGCCAGTAATAAGGAGTCTGGTCAATCAAAAACTACTCACCACATCGGTAAGCAATCTAATCTTTTTAAGCTTGGAAAACTGAAACGTACCGTTGACGTGAAAATTGAACAAAAGCAGTTGTCCAGTGAGTCAAGTGAAGAGACGGCACAGTCAAAGAATGTCCGGAATGTGATCTGGGATGAGCAAGGAATGACCTGGGAAGTTTATGGTGCATCCCTTGACCCTGAATCATTGGGATTTGCCATTCAGTGTCACTTACAGAGACAGATCGTAGAGCACGAGAAGCAGATCAAAGTGAATAATCAGAGCAAAAGATCAATGTCTTTAGATGCAACGCCCGGGAGTAATAAAGCCAACAAAAGGAGGCAGCAAAATATATTCAGGACAGTTCTACAGAATATGAGGTCCCCACAGTGTTGTGTTCGTCCACAGCCTTCTTCTGTAATTGACTGA